The nucleotide sequence CACCTGCTTTGGGATCTCGGTCATTCGTTTCTCCTCCTCATAGATCACTGAATATACCTTTGAAAGTTTCAGGAAGAGTCCTTGCGGTGAGAGGTGCGCCGACAGCCCCGCCTGCTTGATCCGGTTCAGGATCCGGCAGTAGAGGTAGAGGCAGAGGAACCTGATAAAGATGTGGCCGAAGACAGCCGTAGCGTCCCGGAGATAGAGTTTGTCGGCCTGGATCAGGCTCTTAAACGCGGCGAAATGGTTCTCGACCAGGTTTCGGGACTTATAGAGGTCGTAGATCTCCTGCGGGGGTGCCGTGATCGAGGAGAGGATCAGGATCCTGTCGGCACGCTTCAGCCGCTGGTTCAGTGTCTCCCGGTCGATTGCTCCCTCTTCCAGCAGGCGGTAGAGGGTCTTTTGCTCTTCCACCGCGAGATCGGCGTCTTCGTAGAGATAGAGCATCAATGTATCAACCAATCACATCGGCTGCCGAACCGTCCCGAATGTGCCAGAGCCATCCTGCGATGTAGGCGGCCGAGTTGTCGAGCATCGGGAGAGCGATTTCACACATCGTGCAGACGAAGGCGGCACCCATCTCGGCCGTCAGTTCCTCGCGGCTGTATCCTTCGCTCCCGAACTGGATGGGGCCGGTGATGCCCGGCCGCTTCAGGCGGGTGGCGTGCCCAGTCCAGTGGATGAGTTCGTGGAAGAAGGCCGCGTAGTAAGTCTCAGGGCCCTCGAACCGCTCCATCCCCAGCATCTCGATCACATCCGGGCCGGGCAGGTAGGCAGGCTCGCCCATCCGCACTGTCAGCCGATCAGCCGCAGTTCGTCCGAGCTACCTCACCCGCTCGAAGAAGAGAGTATATCGTTGTCACCCGCCAGTGTCGCACAACATATTTTGTGGGACATGAAAACGCATTTGGTGTCCCACAAGTTTCGTTGTGGATTGCAGGCGACCCGCAATTGTTCCTCCGGTATTGTTTATGGATACTCTGGTACACACAAACGTCGTTGCGTATATCGGATCGGGGGTTCGATATACACAAACGACGTCGCCGGGACCGGAGTACGTACAGCCGTCCCCCATGAATCACAGATCACCCGCACGCCTCCATCACCTCCTCGGGCCCGTACCGCAGCACAATCTCCCGCGTCCTCCCCCGGCCGGGCCGCCGGTGCACATCAATCAGCCGCAGCTCGTCAAGCTTCCTCACCCGCTCGTAAAAGAGCGTGTAGCTCATCGGCATCCGCTCCTTCACCGCCGCATACACCGCCCCGGAGGCCATCTCCACCCCGCCGTCCCGGCTCAGCTCCGCGAGGAGCCGGAGCAGCAGCCGCTCCTCCGCGGTGAGCGTCTTCACCGTCGCCGCGAGATGTACGTGCTTCGCGACCGCAAAGGCCGCACACACGTCCTCCCGGACCACCTCCTTTCTCGCGTCCCGCTCGGCGGCGATCACCGCCTGCTTCACCAGCTCGAGGCCGACCCGGAGATCCCCGCAGCGCATCGTCTGCCGGACGACGAGGTCCAGCATCGCACCGGAAAGGACACCCGGAAAAAGCCCCTGCCGCGCCCGGCACAGGAGGATCTCCCGTATCTCTTCCTCATCGTAGGGGGAGAAGTAGAGCTCGTTCGGGCAAAAGACCGACATCACCGCCCCGTCGAGCTCCCGTGAAAAGTCCGTGTCCATCGTGGAGAGCGTCGCGATCACGCCTGCCCGGGCCCCGGGATACTCCTCGTAGAGCCGGAGAATCGAGTAGAGCACCGTGTTGAGGACGTGATCGTGCAGCAGGTAGTTTGCGTCGTCCAGGCAGACGACCAGCACCCGGCGGCTCCGGGCAAGCTCTTTTCCGATCTCGTGCATGATCCGCTTGAACGCGATCCCGGTGGTGGGCGGGATGTGGCCGAAGAGCCGGGCGAAGATCGTGGCGAATACCGCAAAGAGCGTCCGGTCG is from Methanoculleus sp. SDB and encodes:
- the cdc6 gene encoding cell division control protein 6 (Involved in the initiation of DNA replication), with translation MMNHILRADQTLFRDRDVFEIDHMPDEFPFRDAQLKELAFAIRPVLHGSRPLNTVLRGLPGTGKTTSVKRLFAEVGETTRRVVPVYVNCQNDRTLFAVFATIFARLFGHIPPTTGIAFKRIMHEIGKELARSRRVLVVCLDDANYLLHDHVLNTVLYSILRLYEEYPGARAGVIATLSTMDTDFSRELDGAVMSVFCPNELYFSPYDEEEIREILLCRARQGLFPGVLSGAMLDLVVRQTMRCGDLRVGLELVKQAVIAAERDARKEVVREDVCAAFAVAKHVHLAATVKTLTAEERLLLRLLAELSRDGGVEMASGAVYAAVKERMPMSYTLFYERVRKLDELRLIDVHRRPGRGRTREIVLRYGPEEVMEACG